One Brassica napus cultivar Da-Ae unplaced genomic scaffold, Da-Ae ScsIHWf_2399;HRSCAF=3100, whole genome shotgun sequence DNA window includes the following coding sequences:
- the LOC125600828 gene encoding uncharacterized protein LOC125600828 produces the protein MLAASSNVFASANSVVKFNGLNYGEWFEQIRFTLGVMALDSAILTDEEPSAITVDSSESEKSRYERWERSNRLSLNLMRLTMAESIKPSMPKTEKAREFIEKIKECSQSELADKSIVGSLMNELTTKKFDWSQPIHDHLTHMSNLAAKLTTLGMEVHEQFLVQFIMNSLPLEFSQFQVNYNTIKDKWNFKELKAMLIQEEGRLRKMKDQVANLVGLGSASSSKRTSSRKGKRNAKTS, from the coding sequence ATGCTTGCAGCTTCATCAAATGTATTTGCATCTGCTAACTCTGTTGTAAAGTTTAATGGCCTCAACTATGGTGAGTGGTTCGAGCAAATCCGGTTTACACTGGGTGTAATGGCTTTGGACTCTGCCATACTAACTGATGAGGAACCCTCAGCTATTACAGTAGATAGCTCCGAATCTGAAAAGTCTCGTTATGAGAGATGGGAGCGATCTAACAGGCTGAGCTTGAACCTTATGAGGTTGACGATGGCAGAAAGTATTAAGCCATCAATGCCTAAGACAGAGAAAGCAAGGGAATTCATAGAGAAAATTAAGGAGTGTTCACAATCGGAATTGGCTGACAAGTCGATTGTAGGAAGTCTCATGAATGAGCTAACTACAAAGAAGTTTGACTGGTCTCAGCCAATCCATGATCATTTGACGCACATGTCTAATCTGGCAGCAAAGTTAACGACCTTGGGAATGGAGGTACATGAGCAATTCTTGGTCCAATTCATCATGAACTCTCTACCTCTTGAATTTAGCCAGTTCCAGGTGAATTACAACACCATTAAGGATAAATGGAACTTTAAAGAATTAAAGGCTATGCTAATTCAAGAGGAGGGGAGATTAAGGAAGATGAAAGATCAAGTTGCTAACCTCGTAGGTCTTGGAAGTGCCAGTAGCAGCAAAAGAACATCAAGTAGGAAAGGCAAAAGGAATGCTAAAACTTCGTGA